The nucleotide sequence ctAGCTCTTAGGCGTTGCACATTGACTTAGTAATTTTTCGGCAGTCCGAGATGCTACGCTGGTCAGGCGTGTAGCGCCTGTCAGTCAGGCGTTACACAGTGTAGTGtgacgccttcgtgtcgggcgccaCTCAAAAAGGTCAGCTGAGTGAATTTCTTTTAAAGAGAGTTTATTTTGTGAAATGATTTCATCcacaggtcaaaattgtcaaatttgccactATTCGATGAGACTACCCACACAATGCCGGAGAAAGCAAGAAAAATGTTTATCTGAAATGCACGCACCTTTGCACAAAAGGATGCATGATTGCCATGCACAAGTATGACCCACGGTCGTGGAATAATTGAGAACCTGCCAACCACCTCAGGATGTGATACGGCGGCGGATCAGAGGCTAGCGACATGCAATTAAGCCCTCCAGTGGCACTATCACGCATCCTCCAAAGCCCGAAGTGGTACAGTCAAAACTAAAGACAAGGCAATATATATTAATTAGTTGATGGCACTATCTTGTACCCAAGCCAACTTTATACTACTAGCACTACTCTCAATCCTCTGGGTTCTCCCAACAGGCAACAACTTCCGCAGTCGCCTTACGGGTGATCTTGAGCGAGGCATACTTGTCATCTGAAAAGCATAAAACTGTACATCAACACTATGAGGTACCCCAGCTCATACTAGTGATTGTATTTCAAACTGATAACTCGTTGTAGTAGCATTACAACTGACAATGCTTGCACTAATTTTCTCATGAACAGCCATAATATTACCTTAACAGCCCAATAACGTAACAGAACACACTGATTTATAGTGACAGCAATATTCGTTCCCATGAACTTCAATGCAAGAAAGATGCGGCAGACGAGATATTGCAAGATGCAATGCACATAGGAAAACGGTAACACACCTTACTCGGGCTTTGGCTCATTGATGACTGCACCCACACTCTTAAACCAGCGTATCAGGTTGCGGTGGTCCTTCACATAGAGCCACGCTTGTAGAAACGGGAAGAGCTTCTCATTTATGCCACGGGCCTCAATGTAAAAATGGAATGCATCACGCACCTTCTCATCCAACTCTCTGTCAACCCAAACGCAAATTTCGATAAATTATAAATAAAACCTAGCAAGTTAACACTCATGGCATCTGTTACTTTGTTAGTATTATCATGTACAAACAAGGCTAGCACCAGTACAAACCGAATTACTCTATCAGCGGGCAATTAAAAATTAAACATCACATGCTTCTGCATACCAGGGAAAACAAGCAACCACAATCCAAGCAGCTATGCAAAGTTGCAAACAATAGCAGCACACAGGACAACTCATCGATTATTACAGAAGGGTTAGGATCAGTGCTTATAAGAAATTCAATTTGGATATCCATCTGCATTGATATCCGCTCTCAAGAGGGCCTATTCAAACAAAGGTGACTGGGTCACTGGAGAACAATGTAAATGATCTTTAATATTAGAATAAATATCAAGAAACCATAACTATTGGGACATAGAGGTTTCAAAAAGCCACAACTTATGGAATTTATTTCACTTAACCATAACTCTTGGGGCACATGGTTACAACCCAAATCATATGTTTAGCTAGGTCAACAGCAATTCCGACCTACAGGGTCCACTGGCCAGATCTGAGTGACAAAAAGGCTGGGTTTGGAAGAGCTCATAGACCAGCCAAATAAGCCAGAAGCTATCCCTGATCAAAAGCTTAAAAACAGCTTAATCTCACAGGCCATTCGTTTTCCCGTTAGTGGCAGGAAGCCTCGAATGTGAGGCTTCCTGAGCTACTCAGCGCCCTCACCCACCATCCTCATGGCAATGCCCCTAAACTTCATGAAAATTACATCAAATATGCTTCCGGAGTGAATGCTGCTTTGCCACATGCTGGCTGGTACATATATATTTGAGATTAGGGCTTTGGTCTGAGACATAGCAATGGGCTttcatccaggagtctgaggtcaggGAGGCTTTAAAAaagatgaaaggaggcaaggcgatgggctctgattgtatccccattgaggtgtggagaggCTTCGGAGACATAGTGATAGTATGGCTAACTAAACTTTTCAACCTCGTTTCTCAGGCAAACAAGATGCTAGAAGAATGgctggagtatattagtaccaatcttcaaaaACAAGGGGATGTTCAAAGTTGTACTAATTAAAGTGGAATTAAGCTGacgagccatacaatgaagctaagagagagtcattgagcaccgcttaagaataATGACAAGCGTggccaaaaatcagtttggtttcatgcattggaggtcgaccatggaagccagtTTCTTGGTACGCCAACTTATGGAGGGATACATggagcaaaagaaggacctgcgtatggtgttcattgacttggagaaggcctttTATAAGATACCGCacaatgtcatgtggtgggccttggagaaacacagactcccaacaaagtacattatcctcatcaaggacatgtacgataatgttgtgacaagtgctcgaacaagtgatggcgacactgatgacttcctgaTTAAAATTGGATTGCACAAAGGGTTAGCTTTGAGCCATTAtctttttgctttggtgatggatgaggtcacaagggacatacaaggagatatcccatggtgtatgcacTTTGCGGATGATGCCGTGCTAGTCGATGATAGTTGGATGGGGTTAATAGAAAGTTAGAGCTATGGAGACAAACTTGTTGTCtgttttaggcttagtagaactaaaatcgAGTACATGAGGtgtggtttcagtactactaggcacaAGCAGggggaggttagccttgatgggcaggtggtacctcggaagaaCACCTTTCGAAATTcggggtcaatgctgcagaaggatggTGATATTGACGAAGATGTGAGCCATCAAATCAAAGCCGAAcagatgaagtggcgccaagcttctggctttTTCTGTGACAAGagaagagagtgccacaaaagctaaaaggcaggttCTATAGGATGGcgattcgacccgcaatgttgtatggtgctgagtgttggccgactaaaaggcgacatgttcaacagtttaCGTGTAGTGGAGATGCGCATGCTGAGATGGATGTGTGGACACACAAAGAAGGATCTGGTCCGGAATAATGATATACGTGACACAGCtggggtagcaccgattgaagagaagcttgtcgaAAATCATCTGAGATGGTTTGCGCATATTCAGCGCAGACCTCCAGAAGCTCCATTGCATAGCAGACGGCTAAAACATGTTGATAGTGTCAAGGGAGGTTggggtagaccaaacttgacatgggaggagtccgtaaagagagatccgaaggactggaatatcaccaaagaactagtcaTGGACGGGTAAGCTAGCTATCCATGTACCATAACCATCAGTTGGTTGTGAGATtttatgggtttcagctctagcccaccccaacttgtttgggactaaagcctttgttattgttgttgttgtattaGGGCTTTGGTCTGAAATTTGATGAATTAACAGTTCAACCGCAGTCTTACATTGCCTTGATGGGTGCGGGGTGATATATTGGTGGACAACGATCCAACCAGGCTGGGTTCAACCCATTCCAGGTGAGTGTGTGACGAGGCAGTATCATCTTGGTCATTTTGCCACATCAGATATGAATCAGTGTGCCTGCAGGTCAGAGTCACTGTCAACTGAGCTGTGACGCAAGATTTGGGGTGGGCTCCTATAACCGACCACCCCAATAGTTGTGGTTAAGTAATTTCTCCCCTAAAAGTTCAGTTTTCTAAAACTTTGTCCCAACATATGCGGTTCCTTGATATTTATACTACATATTTCAATTCGAACTTCTCCAGCATTGTGCATATTGGAACCAAGTAGGCACATGCATTCTACACCCCTATTTCCTTCAAGACACGATAGCAGTAATTTAACCAAGTATACCATCATGCAACATTAAGATCATCCTATGTCTGCAGGCAGCCAGCCATTGTTGCAGGGCCACAGGCCTAAGATTCTTTATCGAAGTATCACCATCTCTAAGATAGCAAATCACCATTTGTTCACAACATGTAAAATTCTAAAGATAGTGACTACAGAGTACTAACTACAAAAGGACTTGGCAATGAAAGATTCCCATACGAGTACCAAGTTCTGAGCACATTGGTATACCTAAAACTCTTCCTTTGACACAAAATATCCATGCTTTCAGTTCTCATGACGCATTGCCAACAGCTACTTCATACAAAACAACAGGCAATATGCAGCTGAAATATCTCCTCACACCACTTGCAGGATGTTCTTACTTCTTGGTGCCCTTATTAAAGTTTCAATTTGAATTGCCTGCCATCATTTATGATCGATTGATTATGAATGAAACCACCATCTTTGAGCCTATGTCTTACATTGATTAGTTAACAAATAGGTCGTGTCATAGCTAACAAATAGAAAATCTGTTTTACTCAATTCTATCAGACAGAATCAATCTAAAGGATGTTGTCAACAAAGCCTCTACACATATAACACCAGATCACCAGCTCCCCGAATCGGTCAACCTAATAACCTATTAACCAGTTTTATATTGCGCAACAAATTAGATTCCTCCTAAAACTGAAGCACTGACTTTACCGTACAAGCTCATGTGTTAACAAAATTACAAACAATCAAATTCGCACGCATTGAGAAGAAATAACTCACTGGAAGATGCGGCCCTGGTACTCGCCACCGCCcttcgccgccgcggccaccgccaccgcACCAGACGCGGCCGTCTTCGACCGAAGGCAGACGGAATGGATCCCGACGGCGTCGGGGTACAATCCACAGAGGAACTGCAGCGACTTGCTGCTCTCCGGCCTGGAGATGTCGACGTGGAGGAAGAGCTGGCTGATTGACCCGCTCACCCCACCTGCGCCGTCGGAGCCGTCGGAGTCAGAGTCGGCGCCGGGGGGCATGATGTTGGAGAGCCTGGCGACGGAGATGGAGATCTCCTCACCGGCCTCGCCGTAGCTGCGGCGGAGCACGGGGCCCGAAGTCTGGTCCAGGGCGCCCTTGACGATGGTGTAGGGCTTGGGCGGGCTGATCTTGGGCGGGGGCGTCATTTTGGAGACCTCGAGGTAGTGCTCCTTGAGGGAGCGGAGGAGGATGGAGTTCACGGCCGAGGAGGACGCGACTGCGGTGGCCGCGGCGGAGGAGCGTGGCCGTGGTGAGTTGGAGAGGGCGCGGCGAAGGAGCGCCGtggcggcggagggggcggcgcggcggagcaTCCTGGCGAGGCGGAGAGAAGGGTTTAGGGGTTACTGCGGATGGGGAATTATGCGGTTTGTTTGTCTGTTTATTTTCGTCCAGAGGAAATTACGGCTGCTAATGACATGTGGGCCGAATGGTACAGTTTGCTGTCTTTCTCATTAACCGTGTTTTCTCCTTCGAGTTAGAATCGTAATGGTTTATCAGGACATGTTTGGCTAGATAGCTGATTTTCATACCTAGACTGAAAATATAGAAGAATCAGAAGATCAAAATACCTGAAGACGATTGACGCTCTGGAGTGTTTATCATGTGGGATCTTAGCATGACGATTTTTTGATTGTCTACTACAATAAAATTTGCTTATACTATAAAGGAGGATCGATGATTGTGACGCTCACTCAGCTCGCTCTACTCCTTGTAGTCGCTGATATGTGGTCTATGAATCTGAATGTAATCTGTATCACTTCTTATGTTCTTTATACTGCCTTGACAGTTGATAAATAGCAGGTTGTAAGTTTTTCCTAAAGAAAAATATTAAAGATaggtaaaaataaaaaatattc is from Triticum aestivum cultivar Chinese Spring chromosome 3A, IWGSC CS RefSeq v2.1, whole genome shotgun sequence and encodes:
- the LOC123062193 gene encoding uncharacterized protein — its product is MLRRAAPSAATALLRRALSNSPRPRSSAAATAVASSSAVNSILLRSLKEHYLEVSKMTPPPKISPPKPYTIVKGALDQTSGPVLRRSYGEAGEEISISVARLSNIMPPGADSDSDGSDGAGGVSGSISQLFLHVDISRPESSKSLQFLCGLYPDAVGIHSVCLRSKTAASGAVAVAAAAKGGGEYQGRIFQELDEKVRDAFHFYIEARGINEKLFPFLQAWLYVKDHRNLIRWFKSVGAVINEPKPE